A window from Montipora capricornis isolate CH-2021 chromosome 7, ASM3666992v2, whole genome shotgun sequence encodes these proteins:
- the LOC138055238 gene encoding melanocortin receptor 5-like — MNVTSNATEYLMPPSWATTLFVSGTFLAVICPITVLSNALLLIAIYKDPFKTFRTPSAYFVVGLAFVDLITGLIPEPMTITCYYRFYNNHPDSHFLKILEVAGTIAAITMNTSFFIVLAFTFAQYAEVVFPFKFKRLITVRNTVACVVGLFLYAILFESLQLVGVSREVIAKIDLHLHSTFSLFLTVIIYLLLQRAVVKEMIMTRRLTPTTRNTATSEGCADTRDSCTPSERPTQQKLIEKNLVRLNLVMIFILLICSQPSAIVWYFYLYSREKTKVSLSLRIAGVVTNNTLFLKSFLDPFVFAWRLPKYRKALKKVFGREG, encoded by the coding sequence ATGAACGTTACATCGAATGCAACGGAATATCTGATGCCGCCAAGTTGGGCCACAACACTCTTCGTGTCTGGAACGTTCCTCGCCGTTATTTGCCCAATAACGGTGCTTTCCAACGCTCTGCTTCTCATAGCGATTTACAAAGATCCGTTTAAAACGTTTCGCACGCCATCGGCGTATTTTGTGGTGGGTTTAGCGTTTGTTGATCTCATCACTGGTCTTATTCCTGAGCCTATGACGATAACATGCTACTACAGGTTCTACAATAACCACCCAGACAGTCACTTCTTGAAAATACTTGAAGTAGCGGGAACTATAGCCGCCATAACAATGAATACGTCTTTCTTCATTGTCTTGGCGTTCACCTTTGCACAATACGCCGAGGTAGTCTTTCCGTTCAAATTCAAGCGTTTGATCACCGTTCGTAACACCGTAGCGTGTGTGGTGGGGCTTTTCTTATACGCTATTCTGTTTGAAAGCTTACAACTGGTTGGAGTGTCAAGAGAGGTCATCGCGAAGATTGACTTGCACCTTCATTCCACCTTTTCGCTGTTTTTGACTGTCATTATCTACTTGCTGCTGCAGAGAGCTGTTGTGAAAGAAATGATCATGACGCGACGCTTAACGCCAACAACAAGAAACACCGCAACAAGCGAGGGATGTGCAGATACGCGGGATTCCTGTACACCGAGTGAACGACCAACACAGCAGAAACTCATAGAGAAGAACTTGGTTAGATTAAATCTAGTTATGATCTTTATCCTATTGATTTGTTCTCAACCAAGCGCTATTGTGTGGTATTTTTACCTTTACtcaagagaaaagacaaaagtaAGTCTCTCACTACGAATTGCTGGAGTCGTGACGAATAACACACTCTTTTTGAAGTCTTTTCTTGATCCATTTGTCTTTGCCTGGCGTTTACCTAAGTATcgaaaagctttgaaaaaagtCTTCGGTCGAGAAGGGTAA
- the LOC138055235 gene encoding neuromedin-U receptor 2-like translates to MNEVTSNATEYLMPPSWATTLLVSGTFLAVICPLTVLSNFLLLLAIYKDPFKTFRTPSAYFLVGLAFVDLITGLIPEPMMTTCYYRFYNNHPGRSHCVKILHVAGTVATITANTSFFLVLAFTFAQYAALAFPFKFKRLITVRNTIACVVGLLLYAILFETLQLVAGVPREVIAKIDLHLHSTFSLFLTIIIYLMLQRAFGKQQLKKRRLTLKAVPRNIATSEGSLKTRETFTPSERPTRQKLIEKNFVRLNLAMIIILLVCSQPSAIMWYVFLYSGEKTRVSLSLRIAGVVTNNTLFLKSLLDPFVFAWRLPKYRKALKKLFGREE, encoded by the coding sequence ATGAACGAAGTTACATCGAATGCAACGGAATATCTGATGCCGCCAAGTTGGGCAACAACACTCTTAGTATCTGGAACCTTCCTCGCCGTGATTTGCCCACTAACGGTGCTCTCCAACTTTTTACTTCTCTTAGCGATTTACAAAGATCCGTTTAAAACGTTTCGCACGCCATCGGCGTATTTTTTGGTGGGTTTAGCGTTTGTTGATCTGATCACTGGTCTTATTCCTGAACCCATGATGACAACATGCTACTACAGGTTCTACAATAATCACCCAGGCAGAAGTCACTGCGTGAAAATACTTCACGTAGCGGGAACTGTAGCCACCATAACAGCCAACACGTCTTTCTTCCTTGTCTTGGCGTTCACCTTTGCACAATACGCCGCGCTGGCCTTCCCGTTCAAATTCAAACGTTTGATCACCGTCCGTAACACCATAGCGTGTGTGGTGGGGCTTTTGTTATACGCTATTCTGTTTGAAACCTTACAACTAGTTGCCGGAGTGCCAAGAGAGGTAATCGCGAAGATTGACTTGCACCTTCATTCCACCTTTTCGCTGTTTTTGACTATAATTATCTACCTGATGCTGCAGAGAGCTTTTGGTAAACAGCAGCTGAAAAAGCGACGCTTAACGCTAAAAGCAGTGCCTCGGAACATCGCAACAAGCGAGGGATCTCTAAAAACACGGGAAACCTTTACACCGAGTGAACGACCAACGCGGCAGAAACTCATCGAGAAGAACTTTGTTCGATTAAATCTAGCTATGATTATAATTCTACTGGTTTGTTCTCAACCAAGCGCTATTATGTGGTATGTCTTCCTTTACTCAGGAGAAAAGACAAGAGTAAGTCTCTCACTACGAATTGCTGGAGTCGTGACGAATAACACGCTCTTTTTGAAGTCTCTTCTTGATCCCTTTGTCTTTGCCTGGCGTTTACCTAAGTACcgaaaagctttgaaaaaacTCTTCGGTCGAGAAGAGTAA